A stretch of Hirundo rustica isolate bHirRus1 chromosome 22, bHirRus1.pri.v3, whole genome shotgun sequence DNA encodes these proteins:
- the MFN2 gene encoding mitofusin-2: MSLLFTRSNSIVAVKKDKRHMAEVNASPLKHFVTAKKKINGIFEQLAAYISESSLFLEETHKNAELDPVTTEEQVLEVKGYLSKVSGISEVLARRHMKVAFFGRTSNGKSTVINAMLWDKVLPSGIGHTTNCFLRVEGTDGREAFLLTEGSEEKKSVKTVNQLAHALHQDEHLNAGSLVSVMWPNSKCSLLKDDLVLMDSPGIDVTTELDSWIDKFCLDADVFVLVANSESTLMQTEKQFFHKVNERLSRPNIFILNNRWDASASEPEYMEEVRRQHMERCTSFLVDELGVVDRAQAGDRIFFVSAKEVLNARIQRAQGMPEGGGALADGFQVRMLEFQNFERRFEECISQSAVKTKFEQHTVRAKQIAEDVRLIMDSVHIAAQEQRVYCLEMREERQDRLGFIDKQLELLTQDYKRKIKQITEEVERQVSNAMAEEIRRLSVLVDEYQADFHPSQVVLKVYKSELHKHIEEGLGRNMSDRCSSAITTSLQTMQQEMIDGLKPLLPVSMRGQIDMLIPRQCFMLSYDLNCDKLCADFQEDIEFHFSLGWTMLVNRFLGPKNGRRALMGYNDQVQRPLTPANPSLPPLPQGSMTQEELMVSMVTGLASLTSRTSMGIIVVGGVVWKAVGWRLIALSFGLYGLLYVYERLTWTTKAKERAFKRQFVEYAGEKLQLIVSYTGSNCSHQVQQELAGTFAHLCQQVDVTRENLEQEISAMNKKIEVLDSLQSKAKLLRNKAGWLDSELNMFTHQYLQQSR, from the exons ATGTCCCTGCTGTTTACTCGTTCCAACTCAATAGTTGCAGTGAAGAAGGATAAAAGACACATGGCTGAGGTAAATGCTTCTCCACTTAAACATTTTGTcactgcaaagaagaaaatcaatgGTATCTTTGAACAGCTGGCTGCATACATCAGCGAGAGCTCCTTGTTCCTGGAAG aAACACACAAGAATGCAGAGCTTGACCCTGTCACCACAGAAGAGCAGGTGCTGGAAGTCAAAGGCTACCTGTCAAAAGTCAGTGGTATTAGTGAGGTGTTGGCAAGACGACATATGAAAGTTGCTTTTTTTGGGAG GACAAGCAATGGGAAGAGCACTGTGATAAATGCCATGCTGTGGGATAAAGTTCTTCCTTCAGGAATTGGACACACCACGAATTGCTTCTTGCGTGTAGAAGGGACGGATGGACGTGAGGCTTTCCTGCTGACCGAAGgctcagaggaaaagaagagcGTTAAG ACAGTAAACCAGCTGGCTCATGCCCTTCATCAGGATGAACATCTGAATGCTGGCAGCCTAGTCAGTGTAATGTGGCCCAATTCCAAATGTTCTCTCTTAAAGGACGACCTGGTGCTGATGGACAG CCCTGGCATTGATGTAACCACAGAGCTGGACAGCTGGATCGACAAATTCTGTCTCGATGCTGATGTATTTGTCCTGGTGGCAAATTCTGAATCAACATTGATGCAAACT GAGAAGCAGTTCTTTCACAAGGTGAATGAGCGTCTATCTCGACccaatatatttattttaaacaacagaTGGGATGCATCTGCCTCTGAACCAGAATACATGGAAGAG GTGCGCAGGCAGCACATGGAGCGCTGCACCAGTTTCCTGGTGGATGAGCTGGGTGTGGTGGATCGAGCCCAGGCAGGGGATCGAATCTTCTTTGTGTCTGCAAAAGAAGTGCTGAATGCCAGGATTCAGAGGGCTCAAGGGATGCCAGAAGGAG GTGGAGCATTGGCAGATGGATTTCAAGTAAGAATGCTTGAATTTCAAAACTTCGAGAGAAGGTTTGAG GAATGTATCTCACAGTCagcagtaaaaacaaaatttgagcAGCACACAGTGAGAGCGAAGCAGATTGCGGAAGATGTTCGTCTCATCATGGACTCTGTGCACATTGCTGCCCAGGAACAGCG AGTTTACTGTCTGGAAATGCGAGAGGAACGTCAGGATCGTCTAGGTTTTATTGACAAACAGCTGGAGCTCCTTACTCAAGACTACAAGCGGAAAATCAAACAAATCACGGAAGAGGTGGAGAGGCAG GTGTCAAATGCAATGGCAGAAGAAATCAGACGGCTCTCGGTGTTGGTAGATGAATACCAAGCAGACTTCCATCCATCTCAAGTAGTTCTTAAAGTGTACAAGAGT GAGCTGCATAAACACATCGAGGAAGGGCTGGGCCGTAACATGTCAGATCGTTGCTCCAGTGCTATCACAACTTCCCTGCAGACAATGCAGCAAGAAATGATAG ATGGTTTAAAACCCCTCCTCCCAGTCTCTATGCGGGGCCAGATAGACATGTTAATTCCTCGGCAGTGCTTCATGCTCAGCTATGATCTGAACTGTGACAAGCTTTGTGCCGACTTCCAGGAGGACATAGAATTCCATTTCTCTCTTGGATGGACAATGCTGGTGAACAGATTTTTGGGACCAAAGAATGGTCGTCGGGCCTTGATGGGCTATAATGACCAG GTTCAGCGCCCTTTAACACCAGCAAATCCCAGTCTGCCTCCTTTGCCTCAGGGTTCTATGACCCAGGAAGAACTCATGGTGTCCATGGTGACTGGACTGGCCTCTTTAACTTCCCGAACTTCCATGGGCATCATCGTGGTTGGTGGTGTG GTCTGGAAGGCTGTGGGTTGGAGATTGATTGCTCTCTCTTTTGGCCTTTACGGGCTGCTCTATGTGTACGAGCGCCTCACCTGGACCACCAAAGCGAAGGAGAGAGCGTTCAAGCGGCAGTTTGTGGAGTACGCTGGGGAGAAACTGCAGCTCATCGTCAGCTACACGGGCTCCAACTGCAGCCACCAAGTCCAGCA AGAGCTTGCTGGAACGTTTGCTCATTTGTGTCAGCAAGTGGATGTCACACGAGAGAATCTTGAGCAAGAAATTTCTGCCatgaacaaaaaaattgaagtttTGGATTCCctgcagagcaaagcaaaactGCTCAG GAACAAAGCAGGTTGGCTTGACAGCGAGCTCAACATGTTCACACATCAGTACCTGCAGCAAAGCAGATAG
- the MIIP gene encoding migration and invasion-inhibitory protein isoform X2 has product MDLELLKRLRQASQDLLQRLRMKQEELRKELLNKQLLPASLHSSTAADRCVPSPSRVKENQVDAVKSTADPEVFVETRAGPALSSSPKPSISDRGVQQQQVKTQEGFDSNFPEKEENVTPGSAVMCGRGISRVDGDGRAQGSPEKESFFLGHGENRKHSALLQGSHEKTHPGPSLSRVQNKETSEQHEVIREPHIPESVLLTSRSKGLKKACHVTFQPDTEEDAIPVSSWSAHPFLGYDWIAGLLDTKSPVTEKSEQYFSELQEFRQSNRETCIHQQHLEPKALDCTGPEQELDLISHKCVYCYRLNQRLFSIPVDPESACPVCKIPRAHQPPGTLEEPAYVRVSIPRSALLPAHKYKAHRRRSFEPADDLALHSHCLAGWESMVPSSNTLLSSLDLRASLEEKSSPCAQLDSSVQSVRRSQN; this is encoded by the exons ATGGACTTAGAGCTCCTGAAGAGGCTGCGCCAGGCCAGCCAGGACCTTCTACAAAGGCTGAGAATGAAGCAGGAAGAGCTCAGAAAAGAACTCCTCAATAAGCAACTCCTTCCAGCATCTCTTCATAGCAGTACAGCTGCTGACAGATGTGTCCCCTCGCCCAGCAGAGTG aaggaaaatcagGTCGATGCAGTAAAGTCTACAGCTGACCCTGAAGTGTTTGTGGAAACCAGAGCTGGCCCAGCCCTCAGTTCATCTCCTAAACCCAGCATCAGTGACAGAGGGGTACAGCAGCAACAAGTGAAGACACAGGAAGGTTTCGATTCCAACTTTCCTGAGAAAGAGGAGAATGTTACGCCAGGATCTGCAGTCATGTGTGGCAGAGGAATCTCCAGGGTGGATGGGGATGGCCGTGCTCAAGGAAGTCCAGAGAAAGAGTCCTTCTTCCTGGGTCATGGAGAGAACAGAAAacactctgctctgctgcaaggTTCCCATGAGAAAACTCATCCGGGGCCATCGCTGAGCAGAGTGCAAAATAAAGAGACCAGTGAGCAGCATGAGGTCATCAGAGAGCCCCATATCCCTGAATCAGTCTTGCTGACATCTCGTTCCAAAGGGTTGAAG aaagcTTGTCATGTGACTTTTCAGCCTGACACTGAAGAAGATGCCATACCTGTCAGCAGCTGGTCTGCCCATCCTTTCCTGGGCTATGACTGGATTGCAG GGCTCCTTGATACAAAGTCTCCAGTAACAGAAAAATCTGAGCAGTACttctctgagctgcaggagTTCCGACAGTCCAACAGAGAAACCTGTATTCATCAGCAGCACTTGGA GCCCAAGGCTCTGGATTGCACAGGTCCTGAACAAGAACTGGATTTGATAAGTCATAAAT GTGTTTACTGTTACCGATTAAACCAGCGCCTCTtctccatccctgtggatccaGAATCTGCCTGCCCTGTGTGTAAGATCCCACGAGCCCACCAGCCCCCGGGGACACTGGAGGAGCCAGCCTATGTCAG GGTCAGCATTCCCAGGTCTGCCCTTTTGCCAGCCCACAAGTACAAAGCCCATCGCAGGAGGAGCTTTGAGCCGGCAGACGATCTAGCGCTGCACTCG CATTGCCTGGCTGGCTGGGAAAGCATGGTCCCTTCCAGCAACACCTTGCTCAGCAGTTTGGACCTGCGAGCCTCACTGGAAGAGAAGTCttctccctgtgctcagctg GACTCAAGTGTCCAGAGTGTCAGGAGAAGCCAGAACTGA
- the MIIP gene encoding migration and invasion-inhibitory protein isoform X1 — protein MDLELLKRLRQASQDLLQRLRMKQEELRKELLNKQLLPASLHSSTAADRCVPSPSRVKENQVDAVKSTADPEVFVETRAGPALSSSPKPSISDRGVQQQQVKTQEGFDSNFPEKEENVTPGSAVMCGRGISRVDGDGRAQGSPEKESFFLGHGENRKHSALLQGSHEKTHPGPSLSRVQNKETSEQHEVIREPHIPESVLLTSRSKGLKKKACHVTFQPDTEEDAIPVSSWSAHPFLGYDWIAGLLDTKSPVTEKSEQYFSELQEFRQSNRETCIHQQHLEPKALDCTGPEQELDLISHKCVYCYRLNQRLFSIPVDPESACPVCKIPRAHQPPGTLEEPAYVRVSIPRSALLPAHKYKAHRRRSFEPADDLALHSHCLAGWESMVPSSNTLLSSLDLRASLEEKSSPCAQLDSSVQSVRRSQN, from the exons ATGGACTTAGAGCTCCTGAAGAGGCTGCGCCAGGCCAGCCAGGACCTTCTACAAAGGCTGAGAATGAAGCAGGAAGAGCTCAGAAAAGAACTCCTCAATAAGCAACTCCTTCCAGCATCTCTTCATAGCAGTACAGCTGCTGACAGATGTGTCCCCTCGCCCAGCAGAGTG aaggaaaatcagGTCGATGCAGTAAAGTCTACAGCTGACCCTGAAGTGTTTGTGGAAACCAGAGCTGGCCCAGCCCTCAGTTCATCTCCTAAACCCAGCATCAGTGACAGAGGGGTACAGCAGCAACAAGTGAAGACACAGGAAGGTTTCGATTCCAACTTTCCTGAGAAAGAGGAGAATGTTACGCCAGGATCTGCAGTCATGTGTGGCAGAGGAATCTCCAGGGTGGATGGGGATGGCCGTGCTCAAGGAAGTCCAGAGAAAGAGTCCTTCTTCCTGGGTCATGGAGAGAACAGAAAacactctgctctgctgcaaggTTCCCATGAGAAAACTCATCCGGGGCCATCGCTGAGCAGAGTGCAAAATAAAGAGACCAGTGAGCAGCATGAGGTCATCAGAGAGCCCCATATCCCTGAATCAGTCTTGCTGACATCTCGTTCCAAAGGGTTGAAG aagaaagcTTGTCATGTGACTTTTCAGCCTGACACTGAAGAAGATGCCATACCTGTCAGCAGCTGGTCTGCCCATCCTTTCCTGGGCTATGACTGGATTGCAG GGCTCCTTGATACAAAGTCTCCAGTAACAGAAAAATCTGAGCAGTACttctctgagctgcaggagTTCCGACAGTCCAACAGAGAAACCTGTATTCATCAGCAGCACTTGGA GCCCAAGGCTCTGGATTGCACAGGTCCTGAACAAGAACTGGATTTGATAAGTCATAAAT GTGTTTACTGTTACCGATTAAACCAGCGCCTCTtctccatccctgtggatccaGAATCTGCCTGCCCTGTGTGTAAGATCCCACGAGCCCACCAGCCCCCGGGGACACTGGAGGAGCCAGCCTATGTCAG GGTCAGCATTCCCAGGTCTGCCCTTTTGCCAGCCCACAAGTACAAAGCCCATCGCAGGAGGAGCTTTGAGCCGGCAGACGATCTAGCGCTGCACTCG CATTGCCTGGCTGGCTGGGAAAGCATGGTCCCTTCCAGCAACACCTTGCTCAGCAGTTTGGACCTGCGAGCCTCACTGGAAGAGAAGTCttctccctgtgctcagctg GACTCAAGTGTCCAGAGTGTCAGGAGAAGCCAGAACTGA